The nucleotide window CCTGTTCTACCCACCGGGCAGCTTTggctcgtcgttggcgggaAAGTGCGTCATTCGCATTCGCTTGCTATCCCAACCCATGTTGACGGCCCAAGTCGATAGCGTTCTGGTGACAACGTGTCTCCAGTCAGGAATATAGTGTCCCAGCCCAGGTCAGCAAGTGTTTTAACTTTGTTCAAACTCCTGTTCACCGTCTGGCTCCTCGCGGCTTTGTCTCTTGCGCGCACCATCAGAACATTGCCCTTTGTGCAACGTACGGGATGATAGCCCCCCCCAAGGGCAGACACAAGGACTGAACATGCTTCGCCAGTACATGGACACGAGTGCTCAGAAAACACACGCGATATGAACGAGTCGGACGCTCCATCAGTAGAGGGACTGCATTCGACGTATTTGAACCCCCTACTTTCTTCTTCCCCAAGATGAGAGACGAGCAAGAAACTCACACTCTTTTCACCTTTTCGGCACTTTTGTCAAGACTCTCATTTTCGTCACTGTTGTCAATACACTCGCTCAACACACTCTCGACAAGACATATCACAAACGCCTAGTCTCTCGCCATGTCTGCCGTCCAGAAGCCCACACGACCGCGCCGCTTCGGGACAGCCATGCGCTTCACACGCATCCGTGCACatctcgccgacgcgccatACCTCATGTCCGGCCTCGACTACCGAGGTCGCCCCAAGGAGCCGCTGCCCCCGGATCCCGCCCCCCTCACGTTCTTCGACGTCTGTCAGCAGCTAGGGCCGGACTTTTTCGCTCGAcgcgccagccaggcgctGGCAACCAGGTATGGTTTCAATACCGCAATGCTCAGGAACGTACCCCAGGGCACGAGTTTGCGTGGCCCCAAACCCGCACCGCACAAAAACGACACTGCTTCGAGAATTCGCCAGCATCCCATTAGCGCCAAAGTGGGATTAGAGCCGAAGGGCACTGGCCCCAAGGACCATGGtaaggtggtggtgcccttGACAACGTCCAAGTCGGAAAATGGAGCCCGGCCTACGCAATCCCCACGTCCCGATAAAATGCGTGTCGTACCAATTCGCACGCAATTCCAGACGGGCAACGGGTTTGGCCCGCGGAGCAAACCACGGAATCCTGACGAGATGGATCTCGACAATATGCCGAGCCCTAGgaccgccatgccgccccccGCCAACCGtagggcggcgccgccacctggCGCTCGAGCTATGCCCGCGGTGAGGACTCCGAAGGCTTTACCCATCGGTGGTGGAAAGGTGCTGCCTGTCGGCTCGGCAGTTGTGTCTCCCAACATTAAGCGTTCCACGCGACCTGTTCCCAAGGGAGTTACGCCGACCGGTGCCAAGGGTGCCTCACAGCCCATGGCCGGTAAGAATGTGCCTCCTGTCCGGCGTGGAAGTCTGTCGCCCATCCACAAGGCATCTAAGCCGCGAAAGCTATGGCCCTTCGGCAAGGCAACTGCACCGGCCGATTCTGGTAAGAAATCACCTCGTGGCATTCGCGGAAGTCCACCACCCGTCCACAAGGGCCCTGTACCAGCCTCGATCAAGGGCCCAGTCCCGGCCGCTGGCAAGAGCACTGTGCCACCCGCTGCCAAGGGAACTACACCGACCGCTGGAAAGGGCACGATAGCAATCGCTGGCAAAGGCACGCTACCGCTCGCCGGCAGGGACACGGTGCCACCCGCTGGCAAGGATACGGTAGCAACCGTCAGTAACGGCACCACGCCggttgttggcgatggcatcACACCGACCGCTACCAAGGGTGTTGGACCGTCTGCCAGCAAGAATGCTGAATCATCCAGCGGCGATAAGAATTCGTCTTCCGGGGGTATTGGGAGACTTTGGCCCTTTGGCAAAGGTAATAcaccgcctgctgctgtcaAAGATGCCGCACAGTCCGTCGATGGCAAGAGCGCCGCCCAAACCATCGCCAGAAAGGGGACCACTCCACCAGTCACAGGTAAAGAGAGCGTACAGCCCGTTGTCGGTAAAGTATCCACGCCGCCTGCTGTTGGTAACGGGGTGAGTCAGCCTGTCGCTGGGAAGGGAATCACGCCACCCGTCGCTGGCAAAGGTAAGACAAAGCCGGCCGTCGATAACAAAACAACGCCGCACGCAGCCGGGAGGGCGATCACGGAGTCAGTCGCCGGTAAGGGAGCCGCGCCACCTGCCGCTAGTAAGGGCCTGATGCAGCTCTTTGGCGGTAAGggagcatcgccgcccgccgctggcaATGGTAGCGCACAGCCAGCCCCCGGTAAAGAAACAACGGCTCTTACTGCCGGTAAGGGAGGTGTACAATCCGTCGCCGTGAAGGGAACCATGCCCGCAGCTCGTAAAGGAAGCGCACAGCCAGTTGTCGCCAAGGGTCCAACGGGTCTTGCTGCCGGCAAGGGAGCCGCGCAGCCCGTTGGCGTCAAAGGAACCATGCCCACCGCCGGTAAGAGGACTGCACTGCCCATTGGCGTCAAAGAAAACACACCCGCGGCTGGTAAGGGGGCAGTACAGCCAGTTGCCGGCAAGGGGAAtacgcccgccctcgccaacaaAGGAGCTATGcagcccgtcggcgtcaaaggaaccgcgcccgccgctgtgAAGGGGACCGCACCTCCTATCTCTGGCAAGGTAGCCACGCTCTCAGTCGCCGATAAAGGAGCCTTGAAGACCGTTGCTGTCAAGGGAACCACGCCTGTCGTAGGCAAGGCGGTTGCACCGCCAGTAGTCGGTAAGAatgccacggccgccggcggcaaggggaCCACGCCTCCCACCGCCGGTAAGGGAATAGGACAACTCGTCGGCAAAGGCACTACACCGGCCGTCGCAAAGGGGAAAGCGCCTTCTGTCCCAAGTGGAAGCCTGCCACCCAGCGGCAATAAGGGCTGCGCAGCGCCAGTCGCTGGTAAAAACTTGGCTCCAGCAGTTCCAGCGGGCAGTGTCCGGGCCGCCGGTACCAAGTCGGGAGCAACCGCCGGGACACCCAATGCCAAGCTCGTCGGACCTGGTCCGCACTCCGGTGCCCAGGCGAAAAAGTAGGCACCTATCTGAGGTGGCACCTGTAGCATCTTGTTTCAGCCTCGTGTTAGTTGGTGCGTTAAGGCGCCTGAGAGGCTGGGTAATGCAAGGGCACATACTTGTATGGGTGTAAAGCGTTGGAGAGACAGATCAACAGAAAGCAACGGAAAGAGTTGCCGTCGTAGCATCGTGATATCGATAGTCGAGTCCTCCATAAACAATTCCCTCGTCATGCATCGGTCTTCACAGACCCATGTCGTCATCACtcggctcgtcatcgtcgccccgTCCAccgtgctcctcctcttcctcgcggcgtaccgcctcggcgctggaCCCAATCTTacgcacgccctcgacgacgccgatgacgaATCCCCGACTTTCAGCGagctccatggcgccgacaCCGCGGAGGCTCATGACTCCGTCCACGCCAACCTCGAGCTGGGCCGTGCTGGCACGCATCTTCGCGGCGCGCACCTCTTgcaggtcgcgcagcagggAACGgacctcggcagcggcgggtacatcgtcggcggcatgggcgaggagcatctcggcgagctcgaaCCAGTGATAGGGCagggcgccgacgggggCATCGGACGTGCACgaggggaggaagggcggcgacaagaccCTCTCATCAACGCCCAATTGGCCATCTTGGCCGTCTCTAGCACCCTGGCCGTAGCGGCGCGCATTACCGCGGGCGTccccgcgcgcgggcggcggaggcggcggtgcccaGCCCTTGGTGTCAATCTTCGTCTCGTGGTGGATGATGTCGCGAAGGGAGTCCGGGTGCAGCCAGGGAGGGGCGACGATGttggcgcgccgctgctttTTGAGAAGGAGAGCGAGCCAGAGCGGGATATTTGCCCGGTGCGGGGGCCGCAGCGTCGGAGTCTCGCCCTGTCTCGCCGAGGTTAGTCACAGAAGGACGAGGGCTtgggaggacgagaagacgCGACGGAGACGCGCTTACGGAGAGCAGGGCAATGGGCTCGAGACGCTGTCGCGGGACCACGGTGACGAGCTCCATCTCGCAAAGAAATCCAACCTCAGAGGGCACAAGgcccggcggcagaggcagcgcCATTGTGAGTAACGGCTCGGAAGGCGGAAACTTGGCTGCTGGCGGACGAAGCAGAGTTTGGTGAGTAGTTGCGACCATCAggtgccgccgaggagggaACGGATGGCCCCCCTCCGTTGGACTTCCTTTTCGACCCCACTCCAAGCCGGACTGGAGCTCCCTATTATAGCCTGTGCGCACCACCAAGTGAGCCCAGCCTACCCGATAGCATAAAATTGAGCTCCTCAACCTGCTGCAGTCATAGCCAAAATACTAAGAGATTATGCATGTCATAGCCCGAACACATAGACAGGTATCCTAAGTAATGAAAAACGTTGAGGAGAAACTATCCCCAAGGCGGTGACATCAAGCCTCCCAAAGCTTGTCGGAGAACGGTCACAGCTTTCTCTATCAATGTTCGTCAGCTTTACCAAAAACATATACTGTGGTTATGCGCGTTGACGAAACGCTGGTTCAGGTTTGACGAGATGGGGAAGTTGTTGCTGGCAACCTCATACTGTCGGACTTTGCACACAGGGCTTCAGGACGAGAAACGAAGAAGGGTAGCTACCAGAGTTGATGGCAGCCCAGTCATCAACGCCCAGCATGGAAACCACTTGACTCCTCCATCAGCGTCAATAATCAGTTTGACACAGGAACAAGGGTTCattatttttttttattaAATGTCAAAGTCATACCCCAGTTGCCTTCATGTAAATGAATGGGGATATTTGATAAAAGGATGTCTGCACTCGGCGCGCGCATATGGCAGCGCTTCTCATCCGGAGCCAATTGCGACTCCACTCTTTCAACCACACAGGGGGCTTTTATAGATCGGCACTAGAGCATCTGGCGGTCAGTTCCCTGGGGGCCGTTTGTTGCGCGGGGAACACGGTGAATGTTTGCCCAGGAACACGTACACGATTAGAACACCATCTTTCCACGTCCACGGGGTATTTCAAAGGCGCGGTACCTCCATTAGACGGACCGAGGTCATAGTAAGTCGCAGTGCAGACGCTTGTTTTCGGATCGCAGGTCTACAGGACGCGCATCAGTACTGTACTCTCTGTGAATCAGGTAGCAGATGGTAGCTACTCGCACCCCGCACTTGTCGATTGACTTCTGCCAAGGACTCTAGCAACGCAGCAAGTTGCTCATCTGCGGGTGCGGGGTTGGCAATGGCTATGGCGAGAAACGCAACAAAGGCTGGCGTTACCAGCGGCCTCATCTTTACACGTAACAA belongs to Purpureocillium takamizusanense chromosome 1, complete sequence and includes:
- the PSF2 gene encoding DNA replication protein psf2 (EggNog:ENOG503P488~BUSCO:EOG09264QRY~COG:L), with product MALPLPPGLVPSEVGFLCEMELVTVVPRQRLEPIALLSGETPTLRPPHRANIPLWLALLLKKQRRANIVAPPWLHPDSLRDIIHHETKIDTKGWAPPPPPPARGDARGNARRYGQGARDGQDGQLGVDERVLSPPFLPSCTSDAPVGALPYHWFELAEMLLAHAADDVPAAAEVRSLLRDLQEVRAAKMRASTAQLEVGVDGVMSLRGVGAMELAESRGFVIGVVEGVRKIGSSAEAVRREEEEEHGGRGDDDEPSDDDMGL